A single region of the Streptococcus macedonicus ACA-DC 198 genome encodes:
- the msmR gene encoding MSM (multiple sugar metabolism) operon regulatory protein — MNILNTYNEFGTNNFDLNVDHYGAEICDKNYSFGPTVRDNYVLHFIVDGKGTFKIDGTMTELKTGDMFILPKGKVTFYQADSKHPWTYLWVGFSGSKAESILNKTQLLEHYFCHSTLNSKILDQLVKLTQFRDQKLDDITELQLIAELYKLLAFLIEEFPSKAMSDSSILIQNYIKQAKKIIHTQYGNPLKISEIAKKLNLNRSYLYKIFKEETDYSLKDYLIQIRMEKSADLLTSTTFHISEIANAVGFPDALAFSKAFKKHFGQSPSHYRRALKK, encoded by the coding sequence TTGAATATTCTAAATACCTACAACGAATTTGGCACGAATAATTTTGACCTGAACGTCGACCATTATGGTGCTGAGATTTGTGATAAAAACTACTCTTTTGGACCTACTGTTAGGGATAACTACGTCCTTCATTTCATTGTTGATGGCAAGGGAACTTTCAAAATTGATGGCACAATGACCGAACTTAAAACAGGTGATATGTTTATTTTGCCAAAAGGAAAAGTGACCTTCTACCAAGCAGATAGCAAGCACCCTTGGACTTATCTTTGGGTTGGATTTAGTGGCTCAAAAGCTGAAAGCATCTTAAATAAAACACAACTTCTTGAACACTATTTTTGTCATTCAACGCTCAACTCTAAAATCCTCGATCAGCTAGTCAAATTAACACAATTCCGTGACCAAAAACTTGATGACATTACAGAGCTTCAGCTGATTGCTGAACTTTACAAATTGCTAGCGTTTCTAATAGAAGAATTTCCAAGCAAAGCAATGTCTGATAGCAGTATTTTGATTCAAAATTACATCAAGCAAGCTAAAAAAATCATTCACACACAATATGGAAATCCATTAAAAATCAGTGAGATTGCAAAAAAGCTCAATCTAAATCGCTCCTACTTGTACAAGATTTTCAAAGAAGAAACAGATTATTCTCTCAAGGATTATCTCATCCAAATCCGCATGGAAAAAAGTGCTGATTTGCTTACCAGCACGACTTTTCACATATCAGAAATCGCAAACGCTGTAGGCTTTCCAGACGCTCTCGCCTTCAGCAAGGCTTTCAAAAAACATTTCGGACAAAGCCCAAGCCATTACCGAAGAGCGCTGAAAAAATAA
- a CDS encoding PTS system, galactose-specific IIB component, with protein sequence MIKILAACGAGVNSSHQIKNALETELTKRGYQVSCDAVMIKDINEELLSHYDIFAQISKTDLGFDVKIPVVDAGAILYRIPAMAEPVYKKMEDVINSLNK encoded by the coding sequence ATGATTAAAATTTTAGCAGCTTGTGGAGCTGGGGTTAACTCAAGTCACCAAATTAAAAACGCTCTAGAAACAGAATTGACTAAACGTGGTTATCAAGTATCGTGTGATGCTGTTATGATTAAAGATATCAATGAAGAATTGTTATCGCATTATGACATCTTTGCACAAATTTCTAAGACTGATTTAGGCTTTGATGTTAAGATTCCAGTTGTCGATGCTGGTGCTATTCTTTATCGTATCCCAGCAATGGCAGAACCTGTTTATAAGAAAATGGAAGACGTTATTAATAGCTTAAACAAATAA
- the lacE gene encoding PTS system, lactose-specific IIB component/PTS system, lactose-specific IIC component, which yields MNKLIELIEKGKPFFERISRNKYLRAIRDGFIAGMPVILFSSIFILIAYVPNAWGFHWSKDIETLLMTPYNYSMGILAFFVGGTTAKALTDSMNRDLPATNQINFISTMLASMVGFLLMAAEPAKEGGFLTAFMGTKGLLTAFIAAFVTVNVYKVCVKNNVTIRMPDEVPPNISQVFKDLIPFTLSVVLLYALELVVKASLHVTVAESIGTLLAPLFSAADGYLGITIIFGAFAFFWFVGIHGPSIVEPAIAAITYANIDNNLHLIQAGQHADKVITSGTQMFIVTMGGTGATLVVPFLFMWLCKSERNRAIGRASVVPTFFGVNEPLLFGAPIVLNPIFFVPFIFAPIANVWIFKFFVDTLGMNSFSANLPWVTPGPLGIVLGTNFQVLSFILAALLVVVDVIIYYPFVKVYDEQILEEERSGKSNDSLKEKVAANFNTAKADVILEKAGVEGEPVQNNITKETNVLVLCAGGGTSGLLANALNKAAEEYNVPVKAAAGGYGAHREMLPEFDLVILAPQVASNYEDMKAETDKLGIKLAKTEGAQYIKLTRDGKGALAFVQEQFQ from the coding sequence ATGAACAAACTCATTGAGCTTATTGAAAAAGGGAAACCATTCTTTGAGAGGATTTCTCGTAATAAATATTTGCGAGCGATTCGTGATGGTTTCATTGCAGGGATGCCTGTAATCTTATTCTCATCTATCTTCATCCTAATTGCGTATGTGCCAAATGCTTGGGGATTCCACTGGTCTAAAGATATTGAAACACTCTTGATGACTCCATATAACTATTCTATGGGCATCTTGGCCTTCTTCGTTGGTGGTACAACGGCTAAGGCTTTGACTGATTCAATGAACCGCGACCTTCCAGCAACCAACCAAATCAACTTCATTTCTACAATGTTGGCTTCTATGGTTGGATTCTTGCTCATGGCTGCTGAACCTGCTAAAGAAGGTGGATTCTTAACAGCATTCATGGGGACAAAGGGGTTGCTAACAGCCTTTATTGCTGCATTCGTTACTGTTAATGTTTACAAAGTCTGTGTGAAAAACAATGTGACTATCCGCATGCCGGACGAGGTTCCACCAAATATTTCACAAGTATTTAAAGACTTGATTCCATTTACATTGTCAGTTGTACTCTTGTATGCACTTGAATTAGTTGTGAAAGCAAGCCTTCATGTAACAGTTGCTGAATCAATTGGTACTCTTCTTGCTCCACTATTCTCAGCTGCAGACGGATACCTTGGTATTACTATCATCTTTGGTGCTTTTGCCTTCTTCTGGTTTGTAGGTATCCATGGTCCTTCAATCGTAGAACCAGCAATCGCTGCAATTACTTACGCAAATATTGATAACAACTTGCATTTGATTCAAGCTGGACAACATGCCGATAAAGTCATCACATCTGGTACTCAAATGTTTATCGTTACCATGGGTGGTACTGGTGCAACCTTGGTTGTTCCATTCCTCTTCATGTGGTTGTGTAAATCAGAGCGTAACCGTGCAATCGGACGTGCATCTGTTGTTCCTACATTCTTCGGTGTAAACGAACCACTCTTGTTCGGTGCTCCAATTGTATTGAACCCAATCTTCTTTGTTCCATTTATCTTTGCTCCAATTGCAAACGTGTGGATCTTCAAATTCTTCGTTGATACCTTGGGAATGAACTCATTCTCTGCTAACCTTCCATGGGTAACTCCTGGACCTCTTGGTATTGTTCTTGGTACGAACTTCCAAGTACTTTCATTCATCCTTGCTGCGCTATTAGTAGTAGTTGACGTGATCATTTACTATCCATTCGTTAAAGTTTACGATGAACAAATTCTTGAAGAAGAACGTTCAGGTAAATCAAACGATAGCTTGAAAGAAAAAGTTGCTGCAAACTTTAACACTGCTAAAGCAGATGTTATTCTTGAAAAAGCTGGTGTGGAAGGCGAACCAGTTCAAAACAATATCACAAAAGAAACAAACGTATTGGTTCTTTGTGCCGGTGGTGGAACTAGTGGACTTCTTGCCAACGCTTTGAATAAAGCTGCTGAAGAATATAATGTTCCTGTGAAGGCTGCTGCTGGTGGCTACGGTGCTCACCGTGAAATGTTGCCAGAATTTGACCTTGTTATCCTTGCACCTCAAGTAGCTTCAAACTATGAAGATATGAAGGCTGAAACAGATAAACTTGGAATCAAATTGGCTAAGACTGAAGGAGCTCAATACATCAAGTTGACTCGTGATGGTAAAGGCGCTCTTGCATTCGTTCAAGAACAATTTCAATAA
- the lacG gene encoding 6-phospho-beta-galactosidase — protein MYQLPEDFILGGATAAYQVEGATKEGGKGPVAWDDFLAEQGRFSPDPASDFYHQYPQDIELCEKFGVNGLRLSIAWSRIFPNGTGEVNQEGVDFYHKVFAECQKRGITAFVTLHHFDTPKVLFDNGDFLNRDTIEAFVNYAKFCFEEFTEVRHWSTFNEIYPVATNQYLLGIFPPGIKYDLSKVIQCLHNMMYAHARVVNLFKDGGYQGEIGVVHSLETKYPATDSEEDKHAAFLDDALSIRFLLDATYLGYYSNETMEALNEICAANNASYEFLDSDFEEMKKASHRNDYLGINHYQCHFVKAYNGENAIHHNGTGDKGTSVYKVKGIGERIYKEGIPRTDWDWLIYPEGLYDLLLRIKADYPHYNKIYITENGMGYKDEFDDGVVMDTARIDYLKVYIQSLAKAIEAGVNVKGYFLWSLMDCFSWSNGYNKRYGLFYVDFETQKRYAKASAYWYKHISDTKIVE, from the coding sequence ATGTATCAATTACCAGAAGATTTTATTTTAGGTGGTGCAACAGCAGCCTACCAAGTTGAAGGAGCTACTAAAGAAGGCGGTAAAGGTCCAGTAGCTTGGGATGATTTCTTAGCAGAACAAGGGCGTTTCAGTCCAGACCCTGCTAGTGATTTCTATCATCAATATCCACAAGATATTGAACTTTGTGAAAAATTTGGTGTCAACGGACTTCGCTTATCAATTGCTTGGAGCCGTATTTTCCCAAATGGAACTGGTGAAGTCAATCAAGAAGGTGTGGATTTCTATCACAAGGTTTTTGCAGAATGTCAAAAACGTGGCATTACAGCATTTGTAACGCTTCATCACTTTGACACGCCAAAAGTTTTGTTTGACAATGGTGATTTCTTAAACCGTGATACGATTGAAGCTTTTGTTAACTATGCAAAATTTTGTTTTGAAGAATTTACAGAAGTTCGTCATTGGAGTACATTCAATGAAATTTACCCAGTAGCAACTAACCAATATTTGCTTGGTATTTTCCCACCAGGAATCAAATATGACCTGTCAAAAGTCATTCAATGTCTGCACAATATGATGTATGCGCATGCGCGTGTGGTTAATTTGTTCAAAGACGGTGGCTACCAAGGCGAAATTGGTGTGGTTCACTCTCTTGAAACAAAATACCCTGCAACTGATAGTGAAGAAGATAAACATGCCGCTTTCCTAGATGATGCTCTTTCAATTCGTTTCTTACTTGATGCAACTTATCTAGGTTATTATTCAAACGAAACAATGGAAGCGCTTAACGAAATTTGCGCAGCGAACAATGCTAGCTATGAATTCCTTGACAGCGACTTTGAAGAAATGAAAAAAGCTAGTCACCGTAACGATTATCTTGGTATTAACCATTATCAATGTCACTTTGTCAAAGCCTACAATGGTGAAAATGCTATTCATCACAACGGTACAGGCGATAAAGGAACATCTGTTTACAAAGTTAAAGGTATCGGCGAACGCATTTACAAAGAAGGTATTCCACGAACTGATTGGGACTGGCTCATTTACCCAGAAGGCTTGTATGATTTGCTTCTTCGCATCAAAGCAGATTACCCACACTATAACAAGATTTACATCACAGAAAATGGTATGGGTTACAAAGATGAATTTGATGATGGCGTTGTTATGGACACAGCTCGTATTGATTATTTGAAAGTTTACATTCAATCTCTTGCTAAGGCAATTGAGGCTGGAGTTAATGTTAAAGGATATTTCCTATGGTCATTGATGGATTGCTTCTCATGGTCAAATGGTTATAATAAACGCTATGGTTTGTTTTATGTGGATTTTGAGACACAAAAACGTTATGCAAAAGCGTCAGCTTACTGGTATAAACACATTAGCGATACAAAAATTGTAGAATAG
- a CDS encoding putative transposase, whose translation MSHLQYTAKSHHLQWNVQQLSQICHHFYQNYCPNSFKHRRNVSLAKVSDESILILLLLQAELGITSQRHFYSICHLFPCGQLLERGHFNRRSKQLIWLVQLIRKAMSEMLPSDKLAIIDSFPLPLCQPVRNHRATVFKGLADIGYNASKHL comes from the coding sequence ATGAGCCACTTGCAGTATACTGCTAAATCTCATCATTTACAATGGAATGTACAGCAATTATCACAAATTTGTCATCACTTCTACCAAAACTACTGTCCAAATTCCTTCAAACATCGGCGTAATGTTAGTTTAGCCAAAGTTTCAGATGAATCAATTCTTATCTTACTTTTGTTACAGGCTGAACTAGGCATAACGTCACAGCGTCATTTCTACAGCATCTGCCACCTCTTTCCTTGTGGACAGCTACTAGAAAGAGGTCATTTCAATCGTCGGTCAAAACAATTGATTTGGCTCGTCCAATTAATCCGAAAAGCTATGAGTGAAATGCTTCCATCTGATAAACTAGCCATTATAGATAGTTTTCCTTTGCCACTTTGCCAACCTGTCCGCAATCATAGAGCTACCGTTTTTAAAGGCTTAGCCGATATTGGCTACAATGCCTCTAAACATCTTTAG
- a CDS encoding PTS system, galactose-specific IIC component: MNVIIDFANTIFQPIIGLGAAPLMTIILTVIALFFKVKFTKALEGGIKLGIALTGISAIINILSTAFSGAMADFVARTGLELNITDVGWAPLATITWGSPYTLYFLMVMVIVNIIMLVLNKTNTLDVDIFDIWHLSIVGLFAIYSGANLMIATILVIFIGILKIINSDLMKPTFNDLLGTGDENPMTTTHMNYMMNPIIMVFDKIFDKLFPWLDKYDFDAAKLNAKIGFWGSKFAIGIYLGIFVGLLAGQTPTEIASLAFTAAVCLELFSLIGSWFIASVEPLSQGITDFASSKLQGCTLNIGLDWPFIAGRAEVWAAANILAPIMLLEAIVLPGNKLLPLAGIIAMGVTPALLVVTRGKLIRMIVIGAIELPLFLWSGTLIAPFITETAKKVGAFPSGLDASTMISHTTMEGPIEKFLAFFVGKASTGDLTYVLYAAIALVVYTLLFFWYKGEMKKRNQAYQEAK, from the coding sequence ATGAATGTAATTATCGACTTTGCAAATACGATTTTCCAACCAATTATTGGCCTTGGTGCCGCTCCGTTAATGACAATCATCTTGACTGTCATTGCCCTCTTTTTTAAAGTGAAATTCACTAAAGCATTAGAAGGTGGTATTAAACTAGGAATTGCCTTAACGGGTATTAGCGCAATTATCAATATCTTGTCAACGGCATTTTCGGGTGCTATGGCTGACTTTGTTGCCAGAACTGGTTTGGAATTAAATATCACTGACGTTGGTTGGGCACCGTTGGCAACTATCACTTGGGGCTCACCTTATACCCTATATTTTTTGATGGTAATGGTCATTGTAAATATCATTATGTTGGTATTGAATAAAACCAATACGCTTGATGTTGATATTTTCGATATTTGGCATTTATCAATTGTTGGCTTGTTTGCTATTTATAGTGGAGCAAACCTCATGATTGCAACGATTTTGGTTATTTTTATCGGTATTTTAAAAATTATCAATTCAGACCTTATGAAACCTACTTTTAATGATTTATTGGGTACTGGTGATGAAAATCCGATGACAACAACTCACATGAACTACATGATGAATCCAATTATTATGGTATTCGATAAAATTTTTGACAAGCTTTTCCCTTGGCTTGATAAATATGACTTCGATGCTGCTAAATTAAATGCTAAAATTGGTTTCTGGGGTTCAAAATTTGCAATTGGTATTTATTTAGGAATCTTTGTTGGTTTATTAGCAGGTCAAACACCAACTGAAATTGCTTCTTTAGCTTTTACAGCAGCTGTCTGCTTGGAATTGTTCTCATTGATTGGGTCATGGTTTATCGCTTCTGTTGAACCACTTTCTCAAGGTATTACTGACTTTGCTTCTTCAAAATTACAAGGATGCACATTAAATATTGGTTTGGACTGGCCATTCATTGCAGGTCGTGCAGAAGTATGGGCTGCCGCTAATATTTTAGCTCCAATTATGTTGTTAGAAGCAATTGTTTTACCAGGAAATAAATTATTACCGCTCGCAGGTATTATTGCGATGGGGGTTACTCCAGCTTTGCTAGTTGTAACACGTGGTAAATTAATCCGCATGATTGTCATTGGTGCTATTGAATTACCGCTATTCTTGTGGTCAGGAACGTTGATTGCACCATTTATCACAGAAACTGCTAAAAAAGTGGGTGCCTTTCCAAGTGGTTTAGATGCTTCGACCATGATTTCTCATACAACAATGGAAGGACCAATTGAAAAATTCTTGGCATTCTTTGTTGGTAAAGCTTCAACTGGTGATTTGACTTACGTTCTTTATGCAGCTATTGCTTTAGTTGTTTACACGTTGCTCTTCTTCTGGTATAAAGGAGAAATGAAAAAACGTAATCAAGCTTATCAAGAAGCCAAATAG
- the lacG2 gene encoding 6-phospho-beta-galactosidase yields the protein MSKTLPKDFIFGGATAAYQAEGATHTDGKGPVAWDKYLADNYWYTAEPASDFYHKYPVDIQLAEEYGVNGIRISIAWSRIFPTGYGEVNPKGVEFYHKLFAECHKRHVEPFVTLHHFDTPEALHSKGDFLNRENIEHFVDYAAFCFEEFPEVNYWTTFNEIGPIGDGQYLVGKFPPGIQYDLAKVFQSHHNMMVSHARAVKLYKGKGYTGEIGVVHALPTKYPLDPKNPADVRAAELEDIIHNKFILDATYLGHYSDATMEGVNHILSVNGGSLDLREEDFAVLEAAKDLNDFLGINYYMSDWMEAFDGETEIIHNGKGEKGSSKYQIKGVGRRVAPDYVPRTDWDWIIYPQGLYDQIMRVKKDYPNYKKIYITENGLGYKDEFVDNTVYDDYRIDYVKQHLEVLSDAIADGANVKGYFIWSLMDVFSWSNGYEKRYGLFYVDFDTQERYPKKSAHWYKKLAETQVIE from the coding sequence ATGTCAAAAACATTACCTAAAGATTTTATTTTCGGTGGCGCAACAGCAGCTTATCAGGCAGAAGGTGCTACACATACAGATGGAAAAGGTCCTGTTGCTTGGGACAAATACCTAGCAGATAACTATTGGTATACTGCTGAACCAGCGAGTGATTTCTACCATAAATATCCAGTAGACATACAGTTGGCTGAAGAATATGGCGTAAACGGAATCCGTATTTCTATTGCTTGGTCACGTATTTTCCCAACTGGCTATGGTGAAGTCAATCCAAAAGGGGTAGAATTCTATCATAAGTTATTTGCAGAATGTCATAAACGTCATGTAGAACCGTTTGTAACTCTTCACCACTTTGATACACCTGAAGCTCTTCACTCAAAGGGAGACTTCTTGAATCGTGAAAACATCGAACACTTTGTAGATTATGCTGCCTTCTGTTTTGAAGAGTTCCCAGAAGTCAACTACTGGACAACCTTCAATGAAATTGGCCCAATCGGTGATGGTCAATACTTGGTAGGTAAATTCCCACCGGGTATTCAATATGACCTTGCCAAAGTCTTCCAATCTCACCACAATATGATGGTTTCTCATGCACGTGCTGTGAAATTGTACAAAGGCAAAGGTTATACAGGTGAAATTGGGGTTGTTCACGCCCTTCCAACTAAGTATCCTTTGGATCCTAAAAATCCTGCAGACGTTCGTGCTGCTGAATTGGAAGATATCATCCACAACAAATTTATCTTGGATGCGACTTACCTTGGACACTACTCAGATGCAACCATGGAAGGGGTAAACCACATCTTATCAGTAAATGGTGGGAGCTTGGATCTTCGTGAGGAAGACTTTGCAGTCCTTGAAGCAGCTAAAGATTTGAACGACTTCCTTGGAATTAACTACTACATGAGTGATTGGATGGAAGCCTTTGATGGTGAAACTGAAATCATCCACAACGGTAAAGGTGAAAAAGGAAGCTCTAAATACCAAATCAAAGGTGTTGGACGTCGTGTGGCTCCTGACTATGTCCCTCGGACGGATTGGGACTGGATTATCTACCCTCAAGGTTTATATGACCAAATAATGCGTGTCAAGAAAGATTATCCAAACTACAAGAAGATCTACATCACTGAAAACGGACTTGGATACAAAGATGAATTTGTGGACAACACTGTTTACGATGATTACCGTATTGATTATGTGAAACAACACTTGGAAGTATTGTCTGATGCGATTGCCGATGGTGCAAACGTAAAAGGATACTTCATCTGGTCATTGATGGACGTCTTCTCCTGGTCTAATGGTTATGAAAAACGTTACGGACTCTTCTACGTTGATTTCGATACACAAGAACGTTATCCTAAGAAATCTGCACATTGGTACAAGAAATTAGCTGAAACTCAAGTGATTGAATAA
- the lacF gene encoding PTS system, lactose-specific IIA component codes for MNREEVQLLGFEIVAYAGDARSKLLEALKAAEASDFAKAEALVEEAANCIAEAHKAQTSMLAQEAAGEEIPYSITMMHGQDHLMTTILLKDVIHHLIELYKRGAK; via the coding sequence ATGAATAGAGAAGAAGTCCAATTACTTGGCTTTGAAATTGTCGCTTATGCTGGTGATGCTCGTTCTAAACTTCTAGAAGCATTAAAAGCTGCTGAAGCTAGCGATTTTGCTAAAGCAGAAGCTCTTGTTGAAGAAGCAGCAAATTGCATTGCGGAAGCTCACAAAGCGCAAACATCTATGCTTGCTCAAGAAGCTGCGGGCGAAGAAATTCCATACAGCATCACAATGATGCACGGACAGGATCACTTGATGACAACCATTTTGTTAAAAGATGTGATTCATCATCTTATTGAATTATACAAAAGGGGAGCTAAATAA
- the lacT gene encoding Beta-glucoside bgl operon antiterminator, BglG family: MFRIVQALNNNVALVKNEQDDQAVVMGLGIVFQKKKGDLITPSKVEKVFLLKTEESKENFLTLLKNIPLDILTVTYNMIDDLVAKYHFPVQEYLYVSLTDHVYLVYQKLLKGAYQDSHLPDISAAYVTEFQMAQEAVAILSQKLSVTFPDDEVGRMALHFINAKGDYEVSDNNKEDATKKVIALIENELAKNNIKRSAENSNLYDRLMIHLTYLVNRLQMNQQDNTSLINLEEYVKSDYPQAYQIGQAIYDLIEQELKIDLSHSERVYLVIHIQRLLK; the protein is encoded by the coding sequence ATGTTTCGGATTGTACAAGCGCTCAACAATAATGTCGCTCTGGTAAAAAATGAGCAGGATGACCAAGCCGTTGTCATGGGGCTAGGGATAGTCTTTCAAAAGAAAAAAGGTGATTTAATCACTCCAAGCAAAGTCGAGAAAGTTTTCCTTTTGAAAACAGAGGAATCCAAAGAAAACTTTTTAACCCTTTTGAAAAATATTCCGCTTGATATTCTAACGGTGACTTATAACATGATTGATGATTTGGTAGCCAAATATCATTTTCCTGTTCAGGAATACCTATATGTAAGCCTTACCGACCACGTTTATTTGGTATATCAAAAGCTTTTAAAGGGAGCTTATCAGGATAGTCATTTACCAGATATTTCAGCGGCGTATGTTACTGAGTTTCAAATGGCGCAAGAAGCTGTTGCTATTTTAAGTCAAAAGTTGTCAGTAACTTTTCCAGATGATGAAGTCGGACGAATGGCTCTGCATTTCATTAATGCCAAAGGTGATTACGAAGTTTCTGATAATAACAAAGAGGATGCAACTAAAAAAGTGATAGCTTTGATTGAGAACGAATTGGCTAAAAATAACATCAAGCGGAGCGCAGAAAACAGTAATCTTTACGACCGTTTGATGATTCATTTAACCTACCTCGTTAATCGATTGCAGATGAACCAGCAAGACAATACATCGTTGATTAATTTGGAAGAATATGTGAAATCAGATTATCCACAAGCCTATCAAATTGGGCAGGCCATTTATGATTTGATTGAACAAGAATTAAAAATAGATTTATCGCATAGTGAACGTGTTTACCTTGTGATTCACATTCAACGCTTATTGAAATAA
- the lacX gene encoding LacX protein, plasmid: MVIELKNDFLTVQFKEFGGAVSSIKDKDGVEYLWQGNPEYWSSQAPVLFPICGSLRDDEAIYRPSSRPHFTGVIPRHGLVRKKTFTYEPLSENSLVFSITPDAEMLANYPYDFELKIIYTLIGKTIKTSYQVTNRETEKVMPYFIGGHPGFNCPLLADECYEDYYLEFEKEETCTVPESFPETGLLDVNKRTPFLEKQNILNLDYALFAKDAITLDKLASRSVSLKSHKHDKGLRLDFEDFPNLILWSTVNKSPFIALEPWSGLSTSLDESDILEDKRQVTFVASGETSKKSFDITIF; this comes from the coding sequence ATGGTTATTGAATTAAAAAATGATTTCTTAACAGTTCAATTTAAGGAATTTGGTGGCGCTGTGTCATCCATAAAAGATAAAGACGGCGTCGAATATTTGTGGCAAGGAAATCCAGAGTATTGGAGTTCACAAGCACCAGTATTATTTCCGATTTGTGGGAGCTTACGTGATGATGAAGCTATTTATCGTCCTAGTAGCCGTCCCCATTTTACAGGTGTGATACCGCGACATGGTTTGGTGCGTAAGAAGACTTTTACTTATGAACCATTATCTGAAAATAGCCTTGTTTTTTCAATCACCCCTGATGCGGAAATGTTGGCAAATTATCCTTATGATTTTGAGTTGAAAATCATTTACACTTTGATTGGAAAGACGATTAAAACAAGTTACCAAGTGACAAATCGCGAGACGGAAAAGGTCATGCCTTACTTTATTGGTGGGCACCCTGGGTTTAATTGCCCATTGCTTGCTGATGAGTGTTATGAAGATTATTATCTCGAATTTGAAAAAGAGGAAACTTGTACTGTTCCAGAATCTTTTCCAGAAACAGGGCTTCTTGATGTGAATAAGCGTACGCCATTTTTAGAAAAGCAAAATATTCTAAATTTGGATTATGCTTTGTTTGCCAAAGATGCCATTACTTTGGATAAATTAGCTTCACGCAGCGTTTCTTTGAAATCTCATAAACACGATAAAGGATTGCGTTTGGATTTTGAAGATTTTCCAAATTTGATTTTATGGTCAACCGTCAATAAGAGTCCTTTTATTGCTCTAGAGCCGTGGAGCGGCTTGTCAACGTCGCTTGATGAAAGTGATATTTTAGAAGATAAACGTCAAGTAACTTTTGTAGCGAGTGGGGAAACGAGTAAAAAATCCTTTGATATTACGATTTTTTGA